The Halobacterium sp. R2-5 DNA segment TGGGAATATGTTGACTCTATAGGCAGAATTGATTGCAAACGGGCTTCGAAGGCCTCGAATGCAGACCGTTCGTCTGCTAACTCTTCCTGCTCTCGGCCAATTAAACGAGTCGCTGTGGAAAGAGGTGCGAAAATGTACTGCTGCTGCGAGGAGATAAAGTACTGAGAGTCTTGACTTCGCGTCGCTTCGGACATAATCTGGGGGTACGTTAACAAACAACTAAAGTCTACTGGGGCCCAACGCGACCTAGTCTGATGAAGCGTCTTTCAGAATCGGATGTTCAGAGGCTGCACGAAATTATTCGAAGTGTGCATGGGTACAGGGGGAACAAGACGTACGTCACCTCTCCTAGTGATCTGAGCTCAGTCCACAGTACCCCCGTTGGAAAATCAGATTTATCGAAAGCCAGGTCAATCGTTACGCGACGAGGTTTCGGAACTTGTCGAGGTCAACGTTTTCAAACTCCTCGATCGCATCGGAGAGAACGTCGACGTCCGTATCATTGAGTCGGGTCTCGGCACACGTCATGAACTTTGAACGGAGCCGCTCTTCGCTAACTGGGTTATTCGGGCTCCCGGGTGCGTAGCGAATCTCTTCACGATACTTCTCGCCGTCAGTTGTTGTTACGCGAACGATCGCGCCGTACCCGGCGTACTGGTCGCCAAAGAGATTCTCTTCAAACGCTCGTGACACCTTCTCAATCGCCTCCTTCGTTTCAGGCTGAGCAACGTACTCGTCGGTGAATTCATGAATGCCAGCATCGCCCTCGCGTAGAATCGCGGCGAGACAGAACTCAATCGAGAACTTCGCCTGGAGCGCGTCCTCCGGTTTGGCGTGGATTAGCATCTCCGAGGCAGCGTCGTCGAGTGTCACAACGATTTCCTCAACGGATTCGGGAGTCAGATCATGTTCCGTAACGAGGTCGCGCATACCATCCATTGCTGCGTGCGTGATAACGCCAGATGGGTACGGCTTGAAGCCAATGTCGAGAACGGCCCACTCCTCGGAGAGCCCCTCAGTAATTTCGTCAGGGTCGTACGCATCGTCAATGGTCATGACCCGATTGTAGCCGATGTCACCCTCGAAGATCTCCGGGTCAGCTGTAAACCCATCACGCGCGAGTAGCGCGGCGCGGACGCCCATCTGGGCAGCGTGGCCTGCATGGAGCGGTTTCGTCATCGAGCCGAAGTTCTTCTTAAGGGACGACGAGGAGGACGCGACAATCCCGAATGCACGAGCGATTGCTTCGGAATCTAAACCGAGAACGTGGGCAGCGGCTGCTGCGGCACCGAAAGATCCTGCGGTCCCCGTACTGTGCCATCCGTTCTGGTAGTGTTCGGGGTAGGTGCTGTGGCCGACGCGGAATGCAGCTTCGCAGCCGACGATGTAGCCAGTGAGGACATCCTCACTTGTGGCGTTGACATCATCCGCTGCTGCGAGTGAGGCTGCAAACACCGGTGATGTCGGGTGAATGACGATAGTTTCGAACGTGTCATCATAGTCAATTGCGTGACCGAAGGCACCGTTGGCAAGAGCTGCGGATGGCGGGGAACGTGTCCCACGCTGGAAAACGGTTGCGTCACCGTCACCGCCGTACGCGTCAAGATAGTCGTAGACCTTGTTCCCGACCTCATGGTGGGAGCCAAACAATGCAACTCCCACGTAGTCCCGGATTGCGGCCTTTGCGTGACTGGTTGCATCCTCAGGGATGTCGTCGAGTGAGGTTGACGCTACAAACTCTGCGAGCATGGCTGTTTCACCCATGGGGTAGTGGTTTCGACATATCACCATTAGTGTTTCGACCTGCAGTCCTGCGATTTGGGGTGCTTGTGACCGAAGGTTCGTTCGTGTGTAACGAACGATATTTAGGCTGATGTCGCTATCAGCCGCCCCACTCGTATCAGTAAAAATGGAATTACAATACTACTATTGTAAACTCAGCCAATTGGAAGTTTTTTGGATTCTTCCCCACTTCCTCATTGATGCGTCAATCTCATTCCACTGAATGTAATGATAGTTTGATTCATTGTGCGAATATTCGTAATAGACTGCGCCAACATCCTGAGAAAGTACTGTTCGTTGGTGGCGAACGTAGTGCTTCCTTGCCGTCAGAGAGCACTAACCGGCGGCTCCATCAGGACCAGCACTAACTGCGATACACCCCGAATAGCACTTTCTCGAGTGGCGTTCTCATTCATCCGCCAACGACGAGATAACTAATGTCGACAAATTCGGTGTCGTCGTCGATCGGGTTTGCGAGTCGGGCAAGCAACCGAGAAGACGAAATCGTCTGCTCCTGTATCACTATCACCCACTCTTTGTCTACCATCTTACGCTCACAAAGCCTCCACTCTGTTCGATCATTTTGCGGTTGAGAACTCCCGGATGAACTTCACCAATGAATAGTCGCAGGAGCAACCCACCCAATTCGACGATTTGAGTAGCCTCCCTGTCCTTGACCGGAAGTAGGATGATTGCTAATCTAATACTCGTCCGACAGCAGTTAGATTAGTGGTATACCGCACAAAATCCCCGGATTAGCTACGAATACTCGAGCTTCAACTCAAGTTCGTTCGCGGTTCCTCGAAGTAGATTGGGCAGTTCCTCCCTGAACCACTCTGTATCCAGTCGGTGGCGCGGACCGGACACGCTGAAGGACCCAACGACTTGCCCATTTGCAATAACGGGGACGCCAAGCGACCATAGACCGTCAATCGACTCTTCCTTGTTTGTCGCGTATCCACGCTCGGTTATCCGGTCAAGCTCCGCATATAATTCGTCCTCGTCCGTAATCGTGTGCTCGGTCTCAGCCGGAAGCCCCCACCGGTCGATCACCTCCTGAACTCGGTCACGGTCCATGAACGCGAGGATCGCTTTTCCACCGGCGCTAGAGTGGAGGTACCGAAGCTTGCCAGGGTGGCGATCCGCTTGAACGGCCCGTTCACCCTCGCTGATGTGTAGATAGACACCTTGTTTGTGTTCCTCGACGAAGAACTGTGCGCGCTCCTCCGTCTCTTTAGCAAGCTGTTCAACCATTGGGCCAGCCTTTTGCGTCACTTCGCGTCTGTTCCGTGTGTACTCCCCAATAGAGAGAAACCGGAGTCCAGGGTAGTACTTGTCCTCTTCCATGACGGCATATCCGAGCGAACGCAGCGTGGAGAGCTGTTGATGGACCGTGCTCTTCGCAAGATTAAGTTCCTGGGAGATCTCTGTTACGCCAGCTCCGTCGCGTTCGACTAGTAACTCTACGATATTGAACATCGTTTCGACCGATTGGACCGACCGAGAGAGTTCGTCCATGACGAACAACTTGTGTGCATTCCCTTCAATCCTGCGGCGGATTAACGCCACTACGACCCGAAATCAACGCAGGTCCGATTCAATTTCGCCAATCACGACGCCAAACTACCGCAACAGCACTACGATGAGTCCAGCGACCGCCGATACGCCCGCGATAACCGCGAACGCAGTAACGAACCCAACAACATCGGAGATGTACCCAACAAATGCGGGTGCCAAGGCACCGACTCCAGTCATACCAGTCCGGATAACACCGAGCGTGCCACCACCAATGCTCTCAGGGATAACGTCCATCAGGTAGGAGTCACGGACAGGCCGGAATCCATGGAAGCCGGCTCCGACAACCACCGTCGTGACTACAAGAACGGGAAGACTCTCTGCTACGACTAACGTCGTGATGCCAAGGAACATTGCGGCGAACAGCAGGCTGCTAACTCGTAGGCGGCCCATGCGATCGCTGAGATCACCGGTGACAGTCTGAGACACACTCGCGGCGAACAAGAGACTATACAGAATCCCAGAGACTTCCCCATCTAGTCCCTTTTCGGTCGCCAAGAATAGTGGAAAGAATGAGGAGAGTCCGTTCCAAGCAAACGTAAACAACATCGTGACGACCATGAACAGCAACAGACTCCGATTTCTGAACACCGCAAGATAGCTCACGTCCTCCCCATCGGCAGCACCCTCGACGGCACCTGCGCTACCGCGTGCCATCAACTCGTCGTCGTTCCGCACGCGGAGCAAAAACAGGAGGATTAGGATGGCAGTGACGGTAGCCCCGAGAACAAAGACGCCCTGCCAGACAGTGATGGCGAGAATGCCGGCGACTGCAAGCGGGGCGGTCATCCCGCCTAGCTGGCCGATTGTATCCATGACTCCGAGCGCCCGACCGGTTCGATCCGGGTACTGACTCGACAACAGTGGAATCGCGACCGCCTTGTGTGGTCCTGTTCCAAGCCCAATCATGATCGCCGCGATAAGAACGACGGCGAAACTGGGGCTTGCGGCCGCGAGGAGTGCTGCAAACGCGAACACTGTGGCACCGAGGAGGATGACGAACGATCGCCCAATCCGGTCGCCGAGCATTCCAGCCGGGAACTGAACGGTCGAGTATGCCAGCATCATCGCGGTGAAGAGGATGCCAGTCTGTGTATTCGACACGTTGTAGATCGCCTGAAACGTCTCGAATAAGGGGGGAAACACGAACCGGAGAAACTGGACCATGAACCACAGTAGCGAGACGAGGACTACAAGATCATACGTGCGGACCGTTGAGTACAGACTTCTCCAAGAGACGTTCATAGATTGTGTGGGAGCCGGCGTGCGTGGAAAGCAGTGACTGGCGCAAGGACTTAAGTATACTTACCCAAAGCAAGAGGACGATGGACTTACGACTTGCCGATCGAACCGCTATCGTCGCGGCTTCAAGCAAAGGGATCGGTTACGCAGTCGCAAAACGCTTCCTCGAGGAGGGCGCGAATGTGACAATCTGTTCGCGGTCGCAGGAAAGCATCGAAGACGCTGCTACTCAACTGCGGGAAGAAGCTGGCGTCGATGCCAATCGGATTCTTCCTGT contains these protein-coding regions:
- a CDS encoding IclR family transcriptional regulator, which translates into the protein MDELSRSVQSVETMFNIVELLVERDGAGVTEISQELNLAKSTVHQQLSTLRSLGYAVMEEDKYYPGLRFLSIGEYTRNRREVTQKAGPMVEQLAKETEERAQFFVEEHKQGVYLHISEGERAVQADRHPGKLRYLHSSAGGKAILAFMDRDRVQEVIDRWGLPAETEHTITDEDELYAELDRITERGYATNKEESIDGLWSLGVPVIANGQVVGSFSVSGPRHRLDTEWFREELPNLLRGTANELELKLEYS
- a CDS encoding MmgE/PrpD family protein; the encoded protein is MGETAMLAEFVASTSLDDIPEDATSHAKAAIRDYVGVALFGSHHEVGNKVYDYLDAYGGDGDATVFQRGTRSPPSAALANGAFGHAIDYDDTFETIVIHPTSPVFAASLAAADDVNATSEDVLTGYIVGCEAAFRVGHSTYPEHYQNGWHSTGTAGSFGAAAAAAHVLGLDSEAIARAFGIVASSSSSLKKNFGSMTKPLHAGHAAQMGVRAALLARDGFTADPEIFEGDIGYNRVMTIDDAYDPDEITEGLSEEWAVLDIGFKPYPSGVITHAAMDGMRDLVTEHDLTPESVEEIVVTLDDAASEMLIHAKPEDALQAKFSIEFCLAAILREGDAGIHEFTDEYVAQPETKEAIEKVSRAFEENLFGDQYAGYGAIVRVTTTDGEKYREEIRYAPGSPNNPVSEERLRSKFMTCAETRLNDTDVDVLSDAIEEFENVDLDKFRNLVA
- a CDS encoding MFS transporter produces the protein MNVSWRSLYSTVRTYDLVVLVSLLWFMVQFLRFVFPPLFETFQAIYNVSNTQTGILFTAMMLAYSTVQFPAGMLGDRIGRSFVILLGATVFAFAALLAAASPSFAVVLIAAIMIGLGTGPHKAVAIPLLSSQYPDRTGRALGVMDTIGQLGGMTAPLAVAGILAITVWQGVFVLGATVTAILILLFLLRVRNDDELMARGSAGAVEGAADGEDVSYLAVFRNRSLLLFMVVTMLFTFAWNGLSSFFPLFLATEKGLDGEVSGILYSLLFAASVSQTVTGDLSDRMGRLRVSSLLFAAMFLGITTLVVAESLPVLVVTTVVVGAGFHGFRPVRDSYLMDVIPESIGGGTLGVIRTGMTGVGALAPAFVGYISDVVGFVTAFAVIAGVSAVAGLIVVLLR